In Desulfovibrio sp. TomC, the sequence GGGCACGCCCCGGAAGTCGTCGTGGTCGGCGGCTGTGGGGGCGTCGATGGAGATGGAACAGCGGGCGATGCCGCTGGCCTTTATTTCCCGGGCGTTTTCCGGGGTAATGAGCGTGCCGTTGGGGGCCATGACGCAGCGCAGATCGTGGCTGCGGGCATGGCGCACGAGGTCGAAGATGTCCGGGCGCAGGAGCGGTTCGCCGCCGGTGAAGATGATGATGGGGCTGCCGGTTTCCGGGAAGGTGTCAATGAGGGCCTTGGCGTCTTTGGTGTCGAATTCGCCGGGCCAGGGATCGAGGCAGGCCTCGGCCCGGCAGTGTTTGCAGGCCAGGTTGCAGGCCCGGGTGACTTCCCAGGCAATGAGGCGAAGGGGCGGCGCGCCGGCCGGGCCGGTGGCCTGGGGATGGCCCCCCGGGTGGCCGAGAGGATCACTGCCGCCCGGATGGCCGGGACCTTTGGCATGGGGATGCTGCATATGCGATGCGCCGGGACAGGCCTCCCGGCGTCCTCCTTGGTCGGGATTTGACGCGGCGTGTTCCCGCGACGGTTCGCTTGATATAATGGTTGGGCCGGGTGAGGCAAGGTGCGGGGAGGAGGGGCCCAACGATTGAAGGGCTGCGACCTCCCCGGCCAATGCCGGGACTCGTCGCAGCCCTCATGATGGCGACAACCGTTTGCCTACCACCCCGGCCTACTTGATCCAGGGCAGCACTTCTTCCGCGAAATAGGTGATGATCATGTCCGCGCCGGCCCGTTTGATGCCGAGCAGGGCTTCCAGGACCGCCAGCTTGGGGTCGAGCCAGCCGTTGGCAATGGCGGCTTTGAGCATGGCGTACTCCCCGCTCACCTGATAGGCGGCGATGGGGGTGTCGAAGTTGTCGCGCAGGAGGCGCAGGATATCGAGATAGGGCATGGCCGGCTTGACCATGAGGATGTCGGCTCCCTCGGCCAGATCGGCCGCAGCCTCGCGCAGGGCTTCGCGGGAATTGGCCGGGTCCATCTGGTAGCCGCGCCGGTCGCCAAAGGCCGGGGCGCTCTCGGCCGCCTCGCGAAACGGCCCGTAAAAGGCCGAGGCGTATTTGACGGCATAGGACATGACCGGGATATGGGCAAAGCCGGCCTCGTCCAGGGCGGCGCGAATGGCCCCGACCCGGCCGTCCATCATGTCCGACGGGGCCACGATGTCGGCTCCGGCCCGGACATGGCTGACCGCCGTCTTGGCCAGCAAATCGAGCGTCGGGTCGTTTAAGACCTCGCCGTGCCCGTCGAGCACGCCGCAATGGCCGTGGCTGGTGTATTCGCACAGGCACACGTCGGTCACCACCAGGAGCTCGGGATAGGTTTCCTTCAGGCGCATGACGGCCCGCTGCACAATGCCGTCATCGGCGTAGGCCCCGGTGCCCATGGGATCTTTCTTCTCGGGCAACCCGAAAACAATGGCCGAACGCAGCCCCAAATCCATGGCCCGCCCCACCCTGGCAACCAGCCGCTCCACGGAAAACTGGGACTGGCCGGGCATGGAACCGATCGGCTTTTCAAATCCGGCGTCCGGGGTGTCGACCACGAAATAGCCCTGGATAAGATCGGCCGGCCGCAGTTCGGTTTCCCGGACCATCTCGCGCAGGGGAGCCGTGCGCCGCAGTCTGCGGCCACGGTGGAAGTCACCGATAAACACGATACGACCTCGTTGTTGGGAGTTGTCTCAGCTTTTGCGAACAGGGAAAAAGGCGCTGACAATCTCGTCGACCTGGCCAAAGCCTTCTTCGGCCAGCTCGCCCAGACGTTCGGGGGCCAGTCCCAACCGTTCCCAGGCCACGACGTCGAGGATGGGCACCGTGGCCGAAGCCGGCGGCGCCAGCCCCATGGCCACGGCCATGACGTCGGCCACATGGAGGATGGCCGGTTCCAGGCTGCCCTTGCACCCGGCCGGCTTATGGTGGCAGGCCACGCAGGACACCAGGGCGTCGGGAAATTTCCAGGCCCGAAGGAGCAGCCCGCCAACAAGGGGATGGGCAAAGCCCATGACTTCCTCTTCGGCGGCGTACAGGGGCAACCCGTTGGCCTTGGCGTAGTAAATGGCCTCCACGGCGGCGTGGGGCATCTTTTTAAACAGCACGAGCCGTCCGATGTCGTGGAGAATGCCGGCCACAAACAGCCGCTCCGCCCCGCCCTGGCCGGTCGCCGCGCCAAGGAGGCGGGCATAGACGCCGACCGCCACGGAATGTTCCCAGAACGTGCGCATGTTGATCAGTTCCGGGGGGATGTCCTTGAAGGCATTGATGGCCGAGATACCGAGCACCAGGGTGGAAATTTCCTGGCCGCCGATGACCATGACGGCCCGGGAAATGGAGTCGATGCGATGGGGCAGACCGTAAAACGGGCTGTTGACGAGCTTTAAGAGCTTGGCCGACAGGCTTGTGTCCTTGCTGATGACGTCGGCCACCTGGGAGGGCGAACTGACCGGCGAATCGAGCACCTGGCGGATCTTGAAATAAATATCGGGGAAGGAGGCGAGCTTGACCTCGCTGGCCACCAGATCCTTGACGCTGCCTTCCTCGCGGAAAAACAGGTCGGAGGAGGATTCGGCCTGGGGACTGGGGAAAAAATCCGGCGGCAACGGCATGCCCCGGGCCAGCTCCCGGGCCTGATGCAGCGCAGCGGCCTCAAACAGGACGGCTATGGCCGGAAATTCGGTGTCATTGGCCGCAAAACGCCGGGCAACAGCCCCGGCCGCCGCTTCAATGAAAGCCGGATCGAGGCTGGCGGCATCGCCTTGAGCGTCGGCCGCACCATCGCCCACGTCGGCCCGGGTGACCCCGCGTCGACGAAGACTTGCGATATGGCTTTCAGTAAGGACAATGCCCTTGGGCAGAAGCATGGAACCATCCGGCCCCTTGAGGTCGGCGGCCAGCTTCATGCCGGATTCCAGGGCGTCCACGGGCAACCAGGCCACGGCTTTCCCCCTTCGCGGTCGCCGCTGCCAGATGGGCGACCAGACGTACCTTAAGATAGTATTCCTTTTTGCGGGGCACGGTCAACCGCCGAAGACGCTTTACAGCGCAGCTCCCAGGGCGTATCAAGCCGCCGGGAAAATAAACGCCCGCACGGGCCCCGGGGGAAAGACGATGGACGTTATGGCTGTTGTTTCGGACAAGGAAATCGAATCCACGCCTGTTACTGTTGGCGAAACCCTCTCTGCCGAGGATCGCCTCGCCGTTGCCATGGAGGCGCTTGGCGCCATCGTGGCCGAAAACGACCTGACCTGCATGCGCGCCCTGTTCCGGATGCGCCGCCGGGCCGAAGTGGCCCTGGCCCGCATCGAGGCCGCCGCCGGCCACGACATCCGCCACTAAGCCCATCCCGTCCGGATCTCAGGGGTCGGCAAACAGCACCGCCGGTCCCTGATGAAACACCTGGGCGTTTTCGCCTGTCACCCGCACCATGATCCGCCGGTCGGCCCCCTCGGGCAAGGCCAGCCGATACCATTCCCCAACCGGCGACCAGATGCCGTCATCCGTGCCCTTTCGCAGGGCAAAGACTTCCGTTCGCCCGCCGTCCGGGGCCACGCTCTCCACGGCCACGACATCCCCGGGTCCCTGGATGCGCGGATAGATCCGAAGGCTCCTGGCTGTCGGCGGGACCGGCAGCACGATTTCCCCTGCCCCGCCCCCCTCGGCCACGCTGAAGCTGCTCCAGCCCTCGGCATCGGCCGGGCTGTCCTTGAGATTGGTCACGGCAACGGCCCTGACCGCGCCCTCGGTCGTCTTGGGCCGGCCGGAACCATCGGCCGGCCGCCAGGCGAGGCACTCGGGACAGACCGCCTCCAGCCGGGCGTCGTCCAGGACCGGTGCCCCGGCCAGGGCGGCCGCCGCCGGTTCACGGGCGGCCAGGGCCAGATACACCTGCCGGGCCAGCAGGAAATAGCCGTAGCGGGTGAGATGCAGGCTGTCCGACCAGACCCGGCGGACGGACGCAGGCGAGGCCAGGGCGGCGTCGAAAACCGGCTGGACATCAAGCCTGGCGGCCCCGGTCGCCTCGGCCACGGACGCAGCCGCCGCCGGCAGCGCCGTGCGGCCAAAGGCCAGGAGTCGGGCCTGTTCGGCATTGGGACCGCCCGTGCCGGCCTCCGGGGCTTCCAGGCGCAGGGGATCGGACACCAGGAGCACGGCCGCGCCTTGCTTTTCGGCCAGGGACACGGCCTGGGCCAGATTGTCCCGGTAGCCGATAAGCGCCCACTTGGCCTCCAGGTCGTGCATCCCGGGCACTCGGGAGGCGGCCAGCCGGTCCTCCCCGGCTGCCAGCCGGCCCAGATCGCGCCGCCAGCCGGCCAGCCGGCCCAGCCGCGCCCGCTCCAGGGTGGCCAGGGGCACGGACCGGGCCGCGTCGAGGTCGTTTAACCCGTCCATGATGACGTAGACATCCGGGGCAAGCGCCCCCAGTTCGGCCACGCGCAAAGGGGTGTGCAGCGAGTGGTAGCCAAACACCCCGGCGTTTAGGACCTCAACCCGACGCACGCCGCCGGTGGTGCGGTCGAACATGGCCTGGAGCAGGGCCGGATAGGCGTAGCGGTCGGTCTCCACCCCCGCCCCCAGGGTGGTCGAACCGCCCAGGCAGGCCACCCGCACGGTCCCGGGCCGCTTTGGCCCGATCTCCTCGCCGACCAGCCCGGCCGCGTTGTGACGAAAGCCGTACAGGGACACACTTGGCCTGAGGCGAAAGCCAAGGACAGGATCGAACGTGGCGGCCGGATCGTTGCGAAAGGCGTGGTGGTCAAGCCAGACCAGACGCGCCGCCGGGTCCGGCCCGGAAAAGGCAAACCAGGCCCAGGCCGCAACCGCCGCCAATACCGCCGCCCCCGCCCATCGCCCTCGCCTGCCCATGCCCGCGCCTCCCGGCGCGGCCCGCGCGCCAATAAAAAAGGCCGAAAGAGACATCCCTCGGCCTTTTGCTGTTTCCGCAATCCCGGCCTATTCGTCAGGCCGGATTTCGTCGTCGGTCAGATAACAAGCCGGATCGGGCGCCCAGACGTCGTCGTAGACCGCCTCGGCCCGCGCCCGGAAGTTGCCGCCGCAAATCGACAGGTAGCGGCAGGTGGCGCAGCGTCCCTTCACGTGGCGCTTCTTGTCCTTGAGCTTGGCCAGAAGTTCGATGGCCGGGTCGTCCCAGATCTGGGAAAACGGCCGCTCGCGGACATTGCCGAACACGTGGTGCCGCCAGAACTGGTCGGGATGGACCTTGCCGTCCCAGGAGATGCAGCCGATGCCCCGGCCGGAGTTGTTGCCCTCGTTAAAGGACAAAAGCTCCAGCACGTCGGCCGCCCGGGTCGGGTCCTCGCGCAGCAGGCGGTTGTACACGTGGGGGCCGTCGGCATGGTTGTCGACGGTCAGGACTTCCTTGGGCAGGCCGGCGTCGTGCAAGGCCCGGGTGTGGTCCATGATGAGGTCGACCACGGCCCGGGTGCCGGCGTGGTCCAGGTCCTCACTGATGAGTTCCGAACCGCGGCCGGAATAGACCAGATGGTAAAAACAGATGCGCGGCACTTCGCGTTCGCGCAACAGTTCAAACAGCAGGGGGACTTCCGAGACGTTGCGCTTGTTAATGGTAAAGCGCAGGCCGACTTTGAGGCCCTCGTTCTGGCAGTTCTCAATGCCTTGCAGGGCCTTTTGATAGGACCCGGGCACGCCGCGAAAGAGGTCGTGGACCGCTTCGCCGCCGTCCAGGGAGATGCCGACGTAGGACAGGCCCACGGACTTGAGCTCCCGGGCCTTTTCGCGGGTGATAAGCGTGCCGTTGGTGGAAATGACCGCCCGCATCCCCTTGGACACGGCATGGGAGGCCAGTTCGGTCAGGTCCTTGCGCACCAGCGGCTCGCCGCCGGAAAAAAGCATCACCGGCGCGCCATAGGCGGCCAGATCGTCGATCATGGCCTTGGCCTCGACCGTGCCGATGTCGTCCTTGCCTTCGGGGTCCACGGCCTTGGCGTAGCAATGCACGCACTTGAGATTGCACCGCCGGGTCATGTTCCAGACCACGACAGGCTTTTTATCCTTGGAAAATTGCAGCAGATGCGACGGAAGTTTGCCGGAGTGGCGACCGTAGCGCAGGGCGTCGGAAGCCTCCACCCCGCCGCAGTAAAGCTTGGATATACCGATCATTTAAGGTCCTTTGTTCGATGGGTGGGATGGCCCTATAATACATTTTGCGGGCAGGCGGTAGGGGCCGGCAGGGAGAAAAAACCGGCCGGCCCCGGGTGCGGCGACGGGAGAATCAGGCCTTTGGTGCGCTCGTCTTGGGCGGCGTGGGCTTTATCCCCCAGATGTCCTTGGCGTATTCGCGGATGGTGCGGTCTGAGGAGAAATAGCCCATGCGGGCGGTGTTGAGCACGGCCTTTCGCATCCAGAGGTCGGGGCGGGCATATTCCATGCCGATACGCTCCTGGGCCTCAATGTAGGACATGAAATCGGCCAGATGGAGATAGCGCTCGTTTTTGGCCAAGAGCTTTTCGAAAATCCAGTGGAACACGGCCGGTTCGTCGGGACTGAAGCGGCCGGCCGAGATGGCGTCGAGGACCCGGCGGATTTCCGGGTGCTTGCGGTAGTATTCCCAGGGATCATAGCTGCCCTCGGCCAAGTGGCGCTCCACTTCCGGGGTGGTGAGGCCAAAGAGATAGAAATTCTCCTCGCCGACCGCCTCGCGGATTTCGATGTTGGCTCCGTCAAGCGTGCCGATGGTCAAAGCGCCGTTTAAGGAAAACTTCATGTTGCCCGTGCCCGAGGCCTCGGTGCCGGCGGTCGATATCTGCTCGCTCACATCCGCGGCCGGAATGAGCTTTTCCGCCAGGGAGACGCGGTAGTCGGCGGCAAAGACCACCTTGATGTATTCGCTGGCCCGCTTGTCGGCATTGATGACCCGGGACAGGCGGCAGATGAGGTGGATGATCTCCTTGGCCTCGAAATAGCCGGGCGCGGCCTTGCCGGCGAACACGTAGACGCGCGGGGCCGGCGGAATATAGCCGTCCTCGGTGATGCGCAGATAGTCGTGGATGACGTGCATGGCGTTTAACAGCTGGCGCTTGTATTCGTGGATGCGCTTGGCCTGCATGTCGAAGAGGGCATCCGGGGAGAGCACGACGCCGGTGGTTTTGGCCAGAAATGCCGCCAGATGAGCCTTGCGCTCACGCTTGACCGCGGCAAAACTCTCCCGGAAGGCGGCGTCCTCGGCCAGGGGTTCGAGCCTTTGCAGTTGGTCGAGGTCGGTGATCCAGGCCTCGCCAATGGCTTCGGTGATGAGCCCGGCCAAGCCGGGATTGGCTTTGTACAGCCAACGCCTGGGGGTCACGCCGTTGGTCTTGTTGTTGAATTTCCCCGGCCACAGGGCGGCATAGTCCGGGAAGAGCACCTTTTTGACCAGCTCGGAATGGAGCTTGGACACGCCGTTGACCGAGTGCGACCCAACCACGGCCAGATGGGCCATGCGCACCTGTTTGCCGCCGTTTTCCTCAATAAGCGACAGGCGCTGGATCTTGCCCACGTCCACCGGGCCGGACAAGCGCACGGAATCGAGAAAGCGCCGGTTGATCTCGTAGATGATCTGCAAATGGCGCGGCACCACCTTTTCCATCAGCTCCACCGGCCACATTTCCAGGGCTTCAGGCATGAGCGTGTGGTTGGTGAAGGCCAGGGTGCTGGTGGTGATGTTCCAGGCCCGGTCCCAGGGCACGCGGCGCTCGTCCACCAAAAGGCGCATGAGCTCGGCCACGGTCAGGGCCGGATGGGTGTCGTTGAGCTGGATGGCGGCATGTTCCGGCAGTTCTTCGATGTTCCTGTTCTGCTTGAGAAAGCGGCGGGTAATGTCGCGGATGGAACAAAAGACCAGAAAATATTCCTGCACGAGGCGCAGCTCGCGGCCAAACGAGATGGATTCGCTGGGATAGAGAATCTTGGAAATCAGTTCGGAATAGACCTTCTGGTGAATGGCCTTTATGTAGTCGCCCTGGTCGAAGATCTCCATGTTGAAGCTGTCCGTGGACTGGGCGGCAAACAGTCGCAG encodes:
- the hemB gene encoding porphobilinogen synthase; amino-acid sequence: MFIGDFHRGRRLRRTAPLREMVRETELRPADLIQGYFVVDTPDAGFEKPIGSMPGQSQFSVERLVARVGRAMDLGLRSAIVFGLPEKKDPMGTGAYADDGIVQRAVMRLKETYPELLVVTDVCLCEYTSHGHCGVLDGHGEVLNDPTLDLLAKTAVSHVRAGADIVAPSDMMDGRVGAIRAALDEAGFAHIPVMSYAVKYASAFYGPFREAAESAPAFGDRRGYQMDPANSREALREAAADLAEGADILMVKPAMPYLDILRLLRDNFDTPIAAYQVSGEYAMLKAAIANGWLDPKLAVLEALLGIKRAGADMIITYFAEEVLPWIK
- a CDS encoding HDOD domain-containing protein; protein product: MAWLPVDALESGMKLAADLKGPDGSMLLPKGIVLTESHIASLRRRGVTRADVGDGAADAQGDAASLDPAFIEAAAGAVARRFAANDTEFPAIAVLFEAAALHQARELARGMPLPPDFFPSPQAESSSDLFFREEGSVKDLVASEVKLASFPDIYFKIRQVLDSPVSSPSQVADVISKDTSLSAKLLKLVNSPFYGLPHRIDSISRAVMVIGGQEISTLVLGISAINAFKDIPPELINMRTFWEHSVAVGVYARLLGAATGQGGAERLFVAGILHDIGRLVLFKKMPHAAVEAIYYAKANGLPLYAAEEEVMGFAHPLVGGLLLRAWKFPDALVSCVACHHKPAGCKGSLEPAILHVADVMAVAMGLAPPASATVPILDVVAWERLGLAPERLGELAEEGFGQVDEIVSAFFPVRKS
- a CDS encoding SGNH/GDSL hydrolase family protein; this translates as MGRRGRWAGAAVLAAVAAWAWFAFSGPDPAARLVWLDHHAFRNDPAATFDPVLGFRLRPSVSLYGFRHNAAGLVGEEIGPKRPGTVRVACLGGSTTLGAGVETDRYAYPALLQAMFDRTTGGVRRVEVLNAGVFGYHSLHTPLRVAELGALAPDVYVIMDGLNDLDAARSVPLATLERARLGRLAGWRRDLGRLAAGEDRLAASRVPGMHDLEAKWALIGYRDNLAQAVSLAEKQGAAVLLVSDPLRLEAPEAGTGGPNAEQARLLAFGRTALPAAAASVAEATGAARLDVQPVFDAALASPASVRRVWSDSLHLTRYGYFLLARQVYLALAAREPAAAALAGAPVLDDARLEAVCPECLAWRPADGSGRPKTTEGAVRAVAVTNLKDSPADAEGWSSFSVAEGGGAGEIVLPVPPTARSLRIYPRIQGPGDVVAVESVAPDGGRTEVFALRKGTDDGIWSPVGEWYRLALPEGADRRIMVRVTGENAQVFHQGPAVLFADP
- the ahbC gene encoding 12,18-didecarboxysiroheme deacetylase, with amino-acid sequence MIGISKLYCGGVEASDALRYGRHSGKLPSHLLQFSKDKKPVVVWNMTRRCNLKCVHCYAKAVDPEGKDDIGTVEAKAMIDDLAAYGAPVMLFSGGEPLVRKDLTELASHAVSKGMRAVISTNGTLITREKARELKSVGLSYVGISLDGGEAVHDLFRGVPGSYQKALQGIENCQNEGLKVGLRFTINKRNVSEVPLLFELLREREVPRICFYHLVYSGRGSELISEDLDHAGTRAVVDLIMDHTRALHDAGLPKEVLTVDNHADGPHVYNRLLREDPTRAADVLELLSFNEGNNSGRGIGCISWDGKVHPDQFWRHHVFGNVRERPFSQIWDDPAIELLAKLKDKKRHVKGRCATCRYLSICGGNFRARAEAVYDDVWAPDPACYLTDDEIRPDE
- a CDS encoding glycogen/starch/alpha-glucan phosphorylase, giving the protein MPVDSCPLHGLEAADLSCSIREHVTHSLGKHCSEAGNRDVATALSLTLRDRLVDKLLETRDRYRQARAKRMYYLSIEYLLGRCLGNNIFNMKLQGEMGELLSSWGYNLEEIREFERDPALGNGGLGRLAACFLDSLATLDMPGCGYGIHYEYGLFKQSIENDRQVERPDYWMAEGMPLQLERRDQSVIVPIYGRVENHQAPDGSYLPLWVDWQDLVGVPYDIPIVGYGFKTVNYLRLFAAQSTDSFNMEIFDQGDYIKAIHQKVYSELISKILYPSESISFGRELRLVQEYFLVFCSIRDITRRFLKQNRNIEELPEHAAIQLNDTHPALTVAELMRLLVDERRVPWDRAWNITTSTLAFTNHTLMPEALEMWPVELMEKVVPRHLQIIYEINRRFLDSVRLSGPVDVGKIQRLSLIEENGGKQVRMAHLAVVGSHSVNGVSKLHSELVKKVLFPDYAALWPGKFNNKTNGVTPRRWLYKANPGLAGLITEAIGEAWITDLDQLQRLEPLAEDAAFRESFAAVKRERKAHLAAFLAKTTGVVLSPDALFDMQAKRIHEYKRQLLNAMHVIHDYLRITEDGYIPPAPRVYVFAGKAAPGYFEAKEIIHLICRLSRVINADKRASEYIKVVFAADYRVSLAEKLIPAADVSEQISTAGTEASGTGNMKFSLNGALTIGTLDGANIEIREAVGEENFYLFGLTTPEVERHLAEGSYDPWEYYRKHPEIRRVLDAISAGRFSPDEPAVFHWIFEKLLAKNERYLHLADFMSYIEAQERIGMEYARPDLWMRKAVLNTARMGYFSSDRTIREYAKDIWGIKPTPPKTSAPKA